One window from the genome of Streptomyces sp. NBC_00287 encodes:
- a CDS encoding DEAD/DEAH box helicase, which translates to MSHTAEAGGLRTAEAVPVRLAAVFLPAPLPREGRIAFWDPEDGPLPVGPEPTELTVVRRHGSGVRRRPAPALTLPLDAALPLLVRARRDPAAHPATAAWGAAAQHALRLTARGRLLPGLTPTGHDAWRAGPLDPDDIAHLRAIAAALPHEGHAVPLPGPGPLRLPEPEALMRSFLDAVADTLPRTPAAPHASGKPFADRRPQRLPEAHDWAAEVAAGMDAGVRISLRLDLSAHELFDAEEGVRSAGAAIVQVHSLADPTLVADAAALWAGAADTAFGPRARVDAALAVRRAARVWPPLDRLAEQDVPDVLALSDEELGDLLGVAATRLAAAGVGVHWPRDLAQDLTAAAVVRPAPGSATDGTGFFESEELLQFRWQLALGGEPLSEAEMDALAEAHRPVVRLRDHWVLVDPALVRKARKRELGLLDPVDALSVALTGTAEVDGESVEAVPVGALAALRDRLTAGVRPAAPPPGLDATLRDYQLRGLAWLDLMTSLGLGGCLADDMGLGKTITLIALHLKRARSEPTLVVCPASLLGNWQREIIRFAPGVPVRRFHGPDRTLDDLAGGFVLTTYGTMRSAAPVLAQQAWGMVVADEAQHVKNPYSATAKALRTIETPARVALTGTPVENNLSELWALLDWTTPGLLGPLKSFRARHARAVENGEDEEAVERLARLVRPFLLRRKKSDPGIVPELPPKTETDHPVPLTREQAALYEAVVRESMLAIETTEGIARRGLVLKLLSALKQICDHPALYLKEPAVAEALVTRSGKLALLDELLDTLLSEDGSALVFTQYVGMARLITSHLASRAVPVDLLHGGTPIPERERMVDRFQAGETPVLVLSLKAAGTGLNLTRAGHVVHFDRWWNPAVEEQATDRAYRIGQTQPVQVHRLITEGTIEDRIAEMLESKRALADAILGSGESALTELTDRELSDLVSLRRTS; encoded by the coding sequence ATGAGTCACACGGCTGAAGCAGGCGGTCTCCGTACGGCGGAGGCCGTCCCCGTGCGACTCGCCGCCGTCTTCCTGCCCGCGCCCCTCCCACGCGAGGGCCGGATCGCCTTCTGGGACCCCGAGGACGGCCCCCTGCCCGTGGGCCCGGAACCCACCGAGCTGACGGTCGTACGGCGACACGGCTCCGGTGTCCGCCGCAGGCCGGCCCCCGCGCTGACCCTCCCGCTCGACGCCGCGCTGCCCCTCCTCGTGCGCGCCCGCCGCGACCCCGCCGCCCACCCCGCCACCGCCGCCTGGGGCGCCGCCGCCCAGCACGCGCTACGGCTCACCGCGCGCGGTCGGCTCCTGCCCGGACTGACGCCGACCGGCCACGACGCCTGGCGGGCCGGACCCCTCGACCCGGACGACATCGCGCACCTGCGGGCCATCGCCGCCGCCCTGCCCCACGAAGGCCACGCGGTCCCGCTGCCGGGGCCGGGACCGCTCCGGCTGCCCGAGCCGGAAGCGCTGATGCGCTCCTTCCTGGACGCGGTCGCGGACACCCTGCCCCGCACCCCGGCCGCTCCCCACGCCTCCGGGAAGCCCTTCGCGGACCGCCGCCCGCAGCGCCTGCCCGAGGCCCACGACTGGGCCGCCGAGGTCGCCGCCGGGATGGACGCGGGCGTAAGGATCTCGCTGCGCCTGGATCTGTCGGCGCATGAGCTGTTCGACGCCGAGGAGGGCGTCCGCAGCGCGGGCGCGGCGATCGTCCAGGTACACAGCCTCGCCGACCCCACCCTGGTCGCCGACGCGGCGGCACTGTGGGCGGGCGCGGCGGACACCGCCTTCGGCCCCCGCGCGCGGGTCGACGCGGCACTCGCGGTGCGCCGCGCGGCCCGCGTCTGGCCGCCGCTCGACCGACTCGCCGAGCAGGACGTGCCCGACGTACTGGCCCTGTCCGACGAGGAGTTGGGCGATCTTCTGGGGGTGGCGGCGACCCGGCTCGCGGCGGCGGGCGTTGGCGTGCACTGGCCCCGGGACCTCGCCCAGGACCTGACCGCCGCCGCGGTGGTACGACCCGCCCCGGGCTCGGCGACCGACGGCACCGGCTTCTTCGAGAGCGAGGAACTGCTCCAGTTCCGCTGGCAGTTGGCGCTCGGCGGGGAACCGCTCAGCGAGGCCGAGATGGACGCGCTCGCCGAGGCGCACCGCCCGGTCGTCCGGCTGCGCGACCACTGGGTGCTGGTGGACCCGGCCCTCGTACGCAAGGCCCGTAAGCGCGAACTGGGCCTGCTCGACCCGGTCGACGCGCTCTCCGTCGCCCTCACCGGCACGGCGGAGGTCGACGGAGAGTCGGTGGAGGCGGTGCCCGTCGGCGCCCTCGCCGCCCTGCGCGACCGGCTGACGGCGGGCGTCCGCCCCGCCGCGCCGCCGCCGGGCCTGGACGCCACCCTGCGCGACTACCAACTCCGGGGCCTGGCCTGGCTGGACCTCATGACCTCCCTCGGCCTCGGCGGCTGCCTCGCCGACGACATGGGACTCGGCAAGACCATCACCCTCATCGCCCTGCACCTGAAGCGGGCCCGCAGCGAACCGACCCTGGTGGTCTGCCCGGCCTCCCTGCTCGGCAACTGGCAGCGCGAGATCATCCGCTTCGCGCCCGGCGTCCCCGTCCGCCGCTTCCACGGCCCCGACCGCACCCTGGACGACCTGGCCGGAGGCTTCGTCCTCACGACGTACGGCACCATGCGGTCGGCGGCGCCCGTCCTCGCCCAGCAGGCCTGGGGCATGGTCGTCGCGGACGAGGCACAGCACGTGAAGAACCCGTACTCGGCCACGGCGAAGGCACTGCGCACGATTGAGACCCCGGCGCGGGTGGCGCTCACCGGCACACCGGTGGAGAACAACCTCTCCGAGCTGTGGGCCCTGCTGGACTGGACGACCCCGGGACTGCTCGGCCCCCTGAAGTCCTTCCGCGCCCGGCACGCGCGTGCCGTGGAGAACGGCGAGGACGAGGAGGCGGTGGAGCGGCTGGCGCGACTGGTGCGGCCCTTCCTTCTGCGCCGCAAGAAGTCCGACCCCGGGATCGTCCCTGAGCTGCCGCCCAAGACGGAGACCGACCATCCGGTGCCGCTCACCCGCGAACAGGCCGCGCTGTACGAGGCGGTGGTGCGGGAGTCGATGCTCGCCATCGAGACGACGGAGGGCATCGCGCGCAGGGGCCTGGTCCTGAAGCTGCTCTCGGCGCTCAAGCAGATCTGCGACCACCCGGCGCTGTACCTGAAGGAACCCGCCGTGGCCGAGGCCCTGGTGACCCGCTCGGGCAAGCTGGCGTTGCTGGACGAACTCCTGGACACGCTGCTGTCGGAGGACGGCTCGGCGCTGGTCTTCACGCAGTACGTGGGGATGGCCCGTCTGATCACCTCCCACCTCGCCTCCCGCGCGGTCCCCGTGGACCTCCTGCACGGCGGCACACCGATCCCCGAGCGCGAACGCATGGTGGACCGCTTCCAGGCGGGCGAGACCCCGGTCCTGGTGCTCTCCCTGAAGGCGGCCGGCACCGGTCTGAACCTCACCCGAGCCGGTCATGTCGTCCACTTCGACCGCTGGTGGAACCCGGCCGTCGAGGAACAGGCCACCGACCGCGCCTACCGCATCGGCCAGACCCAGCCGGTCCAGGTCCACCGCCTCATCACGGAGGGCACGATCGAGGACCGGATCGCCGAGATGCTGGAGTCCAAGCGGGCTTTGGCCGACGCGATCCTGGGTTCCGGCGAATCGGCCCTCACGGAACTGACGGACCGTGAGCTGTCCGACCTGGTCTCCCTGCGGAGGACGTCATGA
- a CDS encoding SWIM zinc finger family protein: MTPRPSEEARRALRAARERAEAPEGTGLQPAEGAGAPEATAEKQEAHPADEARAALRRAATQHADTSAGAGTPAPAQGTGPADQPAARPADVAREALRAARRDRRQTEPDPANTGAGPARTPRRPAHPTSSDTPAVRARALRELLTDAFRLPAEAELPEEEPSETGSAAGVLRDRDDPSLSESRADRTAASDAGRAAPRGGGSVSRGGRGRADSPADDASPSSAADAAPGHALTPPFNTSDREDARPTAPRLPRTMAAPSRDSDLRRTFPAFPPRGSGDVGFAETWWGNAWVAALEEGALDAKRLARGRGYAEQGHVDAITVTPGLVLAYVKGSRPRPYRVQVRLRTLDDAEWERFLDAAADRPGHIAALLDKEMPHSLAECGVPLLPGPRDLDPRCSCPDSGHPCKHAAALCYQTARLLDADPFVLLLLRGRGERELLDALSRLSAARAARAAQDQEPAPLPGVRASEALAPRQLPPLPTPLPVPPYPEQPPVYPAAPGGPDPFALDQLATDAAARAHALLGTGRDPLAELTLWQDAVRLAAARPGSGLTAGTRALYSSLASAADRTPAELARAVAAWRQGGAEGLAVLEEAWDPPAGRFDRARPLLLAADLPAFRPWRNRLTHPRGHVQLRLGRDGLWYAYESEPGHDDWWPRGTPDLDPVGALTGLGGPVEP, translated from the coding sequence ATGACACCCCGCCCGTCGGAGGAGGCCCGACGCGCGTTGCGGGCGGCGCGGGAGCGAGCGGAAGCGCCGGAGGGGACGGGGTTGCAGCCGGCGGAGGGCGCGGGGGCGCCCGAGGCGACGGCCGAGAAGCAGGAGGCCCATCCGGCCGACGAGGCACGCGCGGCACTGCGGCGCGCCGCCACGCAGCACGCCGATACGTCTGCCGGGGCAGGCACGCCCGCACCCGCACAGGGCACGGGCCCTGCTGACCAACCCGCGGCGCGCCCCGCGGATGTCGCACGGGAGGCGCTGCGTGCCGCGCGCCGGGACAGGCGCCAGACCGAGCCGGACCCCGCGAACACGGGCGCCGGGCCGGCGCGTACTCCCCGCCGTCCCGCGCACCCGACGAGCAGTGACACGCCCGCAGTCCGGGCACGGGCCCTGCGGGAGCTGCTCACCGACGCCTTCCGGCTGCCCGCCGAGGCGGAGTTGCCGGAGGAGGAGCCCAGCGAGACCGGCTCCGCCGCGGGCGTCCTCCGGGACCGCGACGACCCTTCTCTGTCAGAGAGCCGCGCGGATCGGACGGCGGCCTCGGACGCCGGCCGGGCGGCCCCGCGTGGTGGCGGCTCGGTCTCAAGAGGTGGCCGGGGGAGGGCAGACAGCCCGGCCGACGACGCTTCCCCTTCGTCCGCTGCGGACGCGGCGCCCGGCCATGCACTCACCCCGCCCTTCAACACCTCCGACCGCGAGGACGCCAGGCCGACCGCCCCCCGCCTCCCCCGCACCATGGCCGCCCCCTCCCGGGACAGCGACCTCCGGCGTACCTTCCCCGCCTTTCCGCCCCGGGGGTCCGGCGACGTCGGGTTTGCCGAGACCTGGTGGGGCAATGCCTGGGTGGCGGCCCTGGAAGAAGGGGCGCTCGATGCCAAGCGGCTCGCGCGGGGGCGTGGGTATGCCGAGCAGGGGCATGTGGATGCCATCACCGTTACGCCCGGGCTGGTCCTCGCGTATGTGAAGGGCAGCCGACCTCGGCCGTACCGCGTGCAGGTGCGGTTGCGGACCCTCGACGACGCCGAGTGGGAGCGGTTCCTGGACGCCGCCGCCGATCGGCCGGGGCATATCGCCGCGCTGCTCGACAAGGAGATGCCGCACTCCCTCGCCGAGTGCGGGGTGCCTTTGCTGCCCGGGCCGCGGGATCTGGACCCCCGTTGCAGCTGCCCGGACTCCGGGCACCCCTGCAAGCACGCGGCCGCCCTCTGCTATCAGACGGCACGTCTGCTCGACGCCGACCCCTTCGTACTGCTCCTGCTGCGTGGCCGCGGTGAGCGTGAGCTGCTCGACGCGCTGTCCCGCCTCAGCGCCGCGAGGGCGGCCCGTGCCGCGCAGGACCAGGAGCCGGCGCCGCTGCCGGGCGTGCGGGCGAGCGAGGCTCTCGCGCCCCGCCAACTCCCGCCTCTCCCAACGCCGTTGCCCGTTCCGCCGTACCCCGAGCAGCCCCCGGTCTATCCGGCGGCGCCGGGCGGCCCGGACCCGTTCGCGCTGGACCAACTGGCCACCGACGCGGCCGCCCGCGCGCACGCGCTGCTCGGCACCGGACGTGACCCGCTCGCGGAGCTGACGCTGTGGCAGGACGCCGTAAGGCTCGCCGCGGCCCGCCCCGGTTCCGGCCTCACCGCAGGCACCCGCGCCCTGTACTCCTCGCTCGCCTCCGCCGCCGACCGCACGCCCGCCGAACTGGCCCGGGCGGTCGCCGCGTGGCGCCAGGGCGGCGCGGAGGGACTCGCCGTACTGGAAGAGGCGTGGGATCCGCCGGCCGGCCGCTTCGACCGGGCCCGCCCGCTCCTCCTCGCCGCCGATCTCCCCGCCTTCCGCCCCTGGCGCAACCGCCTCACCCACCCCCGCGGCCATGTCCAGCTCCGCCTCGGCCGCGACGGCCTCTGGTACGCCTACGAATCGGAACCGGGCCACGACGACTGGTGGCCCCGCGGCACCCCGGACCTGGACCCGGTCGGCGCCCTGACCGGCCTGGGCGGCCCCGTCGAACCATGA
- a CDS encoding DUF1349 domain-containing protein, producing the protein MSNEVKIAELPFGLVARGAGAWSTDTGLRLSAAARTDLFCDPAVAETADPGDPVRLVGEVRGDFQLSARVEVDFRDTFDAGVLFLQLDEDRWAKLCFEYTPQGEPSVVSVVTRGDSDDANSQLVPVRHTWLRISRLGRAFAFHSSDDGEYWRMIRYFSLGELSADVPVRVGFLAQAPHGEGCEATFSQIEFHQRTLAGLRDGS; encoded by the coding sequence ATGAGCAATGAAGTGAAGATTGCCGAGCTCCCGTTCGGCCTGGTCGCGCGGGGAGCCGGTGCATGGTCGACGGATACCGGACTCCGGCTGTCGGCAGCGGCGCGAACGGACCTGTTCTGCGACCCCGCGGTTGCGGAGACAGCCGATCCCGGTGACCCGGTCCGCCTCGTCGGCGAAGTCCGTGGCGACTTTCAGCTGAGCGCCCGCGTCGAGGTGGACTTCCGCGACACCTTCGACGCAGGTGTCCTCTTCCTCCAACTCGACGAAGACCGCTGGGCGAAGCTCTGCTTCGAATACACCCCGCAGGGCGAGCCCAGCGTCGTCTCCGTCGTCACCCGTGGCGACTCCGACGACGCCAACTCCCAGCTCGTGCCGGTCCGCCACACCTGGCTGCGTATCTCGCGCCTGGGACGGGCTTTCGCCTTCCACTCCTCCGACGACGGCGAGTACTGGCGAATGATCCGCTACTTCTCGCTGGGCGAGCTGTCCGCCGACGTCCCTGTCCGCGTGGGCTTCCTGGCACAGGCGCCGCACGGTGAAGGCTGTGAGGCGACGTTCTCGCAGATCGAGTTCCACCAGCGGACCCTCGCCGGGCTCCGCGACGGCAGCTGA
- a CDS encoding ABC transporter ATP-binding protein has protein sequence MVYAATDGTGASDVLLVLAAGSRLAEYVNNTVTQTQFYRSIWLDVSRRLAWLEDFAEADRAEAGRAAPERLGRGIQLENVSFRYPGSEKPVLEDISLDLPAGKVIALVGENGAGKSSLVKLLCRFYAPTAGTIRVDGTDLAALSSADWRARVSGAFQDFFRFEYPVYQSVGVGDLPRLDDPAATRTALVRAGAEDLVSGLPHGLDTQLGTAWEKGVDLSHGQWQKIALARGFVRDTPLLLVLDEPTSALDAEMEHALFERYAQAARDERQRDSGRITLLVSHRFSTIQMADLIVVLDGSRLVEYGTHEELVARRGQYHDLYSLQASSYRAGARR, from the coding sequence GTGGTGTACGCCGCGACGGACGGGACGGGTGCCTCGGACGTCCTGCTGGTCCTCGCGGCCGGGAGCCGACTGGCCGAGTACGTCAACAACACAGTGACGCAGACCCAGTTCTACCGATCGATCTGGCTGGACGTGTCGCGACGGCTGGCCTGGCTGGAGGACTTCGCCGAGGCGGACCGCGCCGAGGCCGGCCGGGCCGCGCCCGAACGCCTGGGCCGGGGGATCCAGTTGGAGAACGTCTCGTTCCGGTATCCCGGGAGCGAGAAGCCCGTTCTGGAGGACATCAGCCTCGACCTCCCCGCGGGCAAGGTGATCGCCCTGGTCGGTGAGAACGGGGCGGGCAAGAGCAGCCTGGTGAAGCTGCTGTGCCGGTTCTACGCACCGACCGCCGGCACCATCCGGGTGGACGGAACCGACCTCGCCGCACTCTCCTCGGCCGACTGGCGCGCCCGGGTCAGCGGGGCGTTCCAGGACTTCTTCCGCTTCGAGTACCCCGTGTACCAGTCGGTCGGCGTCGGTGACCTGCCGCGCCTGGACGACCCTGCGGCCACCCGTACCGCGCTGGTCCGGGCGGGCGCCGAGGACCTGGTGTCCGGGCTGCCGCACGGACTGGACACCCAGCTGGGCACGGCGTGGGAGAAAGGCGTGGACCTCTCCCACGGCCAGTGGCAGAAGATCGCCCTGGCCCGTGGCTTCGTCCGGGACACCCCGCTGCTGCTGGTGCTCGACGAGCCGACCTCGGCCCTCGACGCAGAAATGGAGCACGCGCTCTTCGAGCGGTACGCGCAGGCGGCCCGGGACGAGCGGCAGCGCGACTCCGGGCGGATCACGCTGCTGGTCTCGCACCGCTTCTCCACCATCCAGATGGCCGACTTGATCGTCGTCCTCGACGGTTCCCGACTGGTCGAGTACGGCACCCACGAGGAACTCGTGGCCCGCCGCGGCCAGTACCACGACCTCTACTCCCTCCAGGCCTCCTCGTACCGGGCAGGTGCCCGCCGATGA
- a CDS encoding HAD family hydrolase yields MWPLIGLYISTNLAGTVPLPGVTDLLRRAEESGLSCAVASSSRRESVEPYLHQYGIHEKFRAIVTREDAEHPKPAPDLYRNALRILAVRPDEAVALEDSLPGAKAALAAGMRCIGVPSLLTRHLEFPGGVTSLNSLAELDVDHLCKKGFPHEQ; encoded by the coding sequence GTGTGGCCGCTGATCGGCCTGTACATCTCGACGAACCTGGCCGGGACCGTTCCGCTGCCGGGCGTGACGGACCTGCTCCGCAGGGCCGAGGAGTCGGGCCTGTCCTGTGCCGTGGCGTCCAGCTCCCGCCGGGAGTCGGTCGAGCCGTATCTCCACCAGTACGGCATCCACGAGAAGTTCCGGGCGATCGTGACCCGCGAGGACGCCGAGCACCCCAAGCCCGCACCGGATCTGTACCGCAACGCGTTGCGGATCCTCGCGGTACGACCCGACGAGGCCGTGGCCCTGGAGGATTCCCTGCCAGGGGCGAAGGCGGCTCTCGCCGCGGGGATGCGGTGCATCGGGGTGCCGAGCCTTTTGACCCGACACCTCGAGTTCCCCGGCGGAGTGACTTCCCTGAACTCGCTCGCCGAGCTTGACGTGGACCACCTCTGTAAGAAGGGATTCCCTCATGAGCAATGA
- a CDS encoding branched-chain amino acid ABC transporter permease, translating to MRYQRMLVPALALVLVTVPAISARGQGEEVPRGPTFAARALQALIDGIQFGVIIAITSVGLSLIFGTIHLINFAHGEFVTIGATFAFFLNVSAAGPGWHLIPAAVAAVVFGALLGGAVDRGIWRPLRARGTGLINMFIVTIGLSLLLRHVVLVLYGTRPASYAQYDIQSTIDLGPAGITPRDLTVTLLAVLVLLGIAALLQKTRIGTAVRAVSANRDLAEASGIDVQRVVLFVWMLAGGLAALGGVFFGLVEIVTWDMGFKLLLLMFAGIILGGLGSAYGAMVGSLVIGIVAQMSTLWFPVDLQYAWALLVLILVLLVRPQGILGRAERVG from the coding sequence ATGCGCTATCAGCGGATGCTCGTACCGGCCCTCGCCCTGGTCCTCGTAACGGTGCCCGCGATCTCCGCGCGGGGACAGGGTGAGGAAGTCCCGCGCGGCCCAACGTTCGCCGCGCGCGCTCTGCAGGCGCTGATCGACGGTATTCAGTTCGGAGTGATCATCGCGATCACATCGGTCGGGCTCTCGCTGATCTTCGGCACCATCCACCTGATCAACTTCGCGCACGGTGAGTTCGTCACGATCGGCGCCACCTTCGCGTTCTTCCTCAACGTTTCCGCGGCCGGTCCGGGCTGGCATCTGATTCCCGCCGCCGTCGCCGCGGTGGTCTTCGGTGCCCTGCTGGGCGGGGCGGTTGATCGAGGTATCTGGCGCCCGCTGCGGGCTCGGGGTACCGGGCTGATCAACATGTTCATCGTGACCATCGGGCTCTCGCTGCTGCTGCGCCACGTCGTACTCGTGCTGTACGGAACCCGACCCGCCTCCTACGCGCAGTACGACATCCAGAGCACGATCGACCTGGGCCCGGCCGGCATCACCCCACGGGACCTCACGGTCACCCTGCTCGCCGTGCTGGTGCTGCTCGGCATCGCCGCGCTCCTGCAGAAGACGCGGATCGGCACGGCCGTGCGGGCCGTCTCCGCCAACCGTGACCTCGCGGAGGCGTCGGGCATCGACGTGCAGCGGGTGGTGCTGTTCGTGTGGATGCTTGCCGGCGGACTGGCCGCACTCGGTGGGGTCTTCTTCGGCCTGGTGGAGATCGTCACCTGGGACATGGGCTTCAAACTGCTGCTGCTGATGTTCGCGGGGATCATCCTGGGCGGCCTCGGCTCCGCCTACGGTGCGATGGTCGGCAGCCTCGTCATCGGCATCGTCGCCCAGATGTCCACGCTGTGGTTCCCGGTCGACCTGCAGTACGCCTGGGCGCTGCTCGTCCTCATCCTCGTCCTCCTCGTCCGGCCGCAGGGCATCCTCGGCCGGGCCGAACGCGTCGGGTGA